The following coding sequences lie in one Calidithermus timidus DSM 17022 genomic window:
- a CDS encoding glycosyltransferase family 4 protein produces the protein MRVGFFTYGMDRSLSGIGRYTVELTRALRKLEPGLEVVLLNPYPHSELGWYREFETYAVPSLARVPLAASLGNLVLHQAARRLGLDILHDPCGIAPFLMPFAGYRRVTTIHDAVPLATPDLQPLATRLIFRTLVPWTRFSADAVLTVSHHAAGDLERLAGIPRAKLHVTYNGVNPPPPMGEAEVQGVLERLGIEPPYFLYVGNLVARKNLPRLVRAFRLLRQDIPEARLVIVGAKQWKSHELFRQDLTHVLVLGYVCDDDLHALYYGARALAFPSLYEGFGIPAIEAMAHGTPVLTSSTSSLPEVVGEAALLVDPTSVEALREGLRRLWEDTGLRESLRQKGLERARRFTWEKTARATLEVYRRLIDEGAPSA, from the coding sequence GTGCGGGTTGGCTTCTTCACCTACGGCATGGACCGCTCGCTGAGCGGGATTGGGCGTTACACGGTCGAACTCACCCGTGCCCTGAGGAAGCTCGAGCCCGGCCTCGAGGTCGTGCTGCTCAACCCCTATCCCCACTCCGAGCTGGGCTGGTACCGCGAGTTCGAGACCTATGCAGTGCCCAGCCTGGCCAGGGTGCCCCTTGCGGCGAGCCTGGGCAACCTGGTGTTGCACCAGGCGGCGCGGCGGCTGGGGCTCGACATCCTACACGACCCCTGTGGCATCGCACCCTTCCTGATGCCCTTTGCGGGATATCGGCGGGTGACCACCATTCATGACGCGGTTCCTCTGGCCACCCCCGACCTGCAACCCCTGGCCACGCGGCTGATCTTCCGCACCCTGGTGCCCTGGACCCGCTTCAGCGCCGATGCGGTGCTCACCGTGAGCCATCACGCGGCGGGCGACCTCGAGCGCCTGGCCGGGATCCCCAGGGCCAAGCTGCACGTGACCTACAACGGCGTCAACCCCCCGCCCCCCATGGGCGAGGCCGAGGTGCAGGGGGTGCTCGAGCGGCTGGGGATCGAACCCCCCTATTTCCTCTACGTGGGCAACCTGGTGGCCCGCAAGAACCTGCCGCGCCTGGTGCGGGCCTTCCGGCTGCTGCGCCAGGACATCCCTGAAGCGCGGCTGGTGATCGTGGGAGCTAAGCAGTGGAAGTCACACGAACTCTTTCGGCAGGACCTCACCCACGTGCTCGTCCTAGGCTACGTCTGTGACGATGATCTGCACGCTTTGTACTACGGAGCGCGGGCGCTGGCCTTTCCCTCGCTCTACGAGGGCTTCGGCATCCCCGCCATCGAGGCCATGGCCCACGGCACTCCAGTGCTCACTTCCAGCACCAGCTCGCTGCCCGAGGTGGTGGGCGAGGCGGCGCTGCTGGTGGATCCGACTTCGGTAGAGGCCCTCCGCGAGGGGCTGCGAAGGCTCTGGGAGGATACAGGGCTGAGGGAAAGCTTGAGGCAGAAGGGTCTCGAGCGAGCCCGGAGGTTCACCTGGGAAAAGACGGCGCGGGCCACGCTCGAGGTATATCGTCGTTTGATCGACGAGGGGGCGCCAAGCGCTTAG
- a CDS encoding HAD family hydrolase, whose product MSKRIRAICFDFDGTLAQFEGDFARLTALCCDQLGIDPGDRAFLATYEREIRAEGHVTFALALRRALETHGYPVPAGLEAFAAEVTARYAAEVRLLPGVRELLAYFAPLPKAIITNGPADMQWAAIRSVGLEREFEAIVVSGDPDVAVRKPHPRIFHLACERLGVPPHETLMIGDHLEADIQGAIAAGLQGLHRPNSA is encoded by the coding sequence GTGTCCAAGCGCATCCGAGCCATCTGCTTTGACTTTGACGGGACTTTAGCGCAGTTTGAGGGGGACTTCGCTCGGCTCACCGCGCTCTGCTGCGACCAGCTGGGCATCGACCCTGGCGACCGGGCGTTCCTGGCGACCTATGAGCGTGAGATCCGGGCGGAAGGGCACGTCACTTTTGCCCTGGCGCTGCGACGGGCGCTCGAGACCCACGGCTACCCCGTGCCGGCGGGTCTCGAGGCCTTCGCCGCCGAGGTCACCGCACGCTACGCGGCGGAAGTGCGGCTGCTGCCGGGGGTTCGGGAATTGCTGGCCTACTTTGCCCCCCTGCCCAAGGCCATCATCACCAACGGCCCCGCCGACATGCAGTGGGCCGCCATCCGCAGCGTGGGCCTCGAGCGCGAGTTCGAAGCCATCGTGGTCTCCGGCGACCCCGATGTAGCGGTACGCAAACCCCACCCCCGCATCTTCCACCTCGCCTGCGAGCGGCTGGGCGTTCCCCCCCACGAGACCCTGATGATCGGCGATCACCTCGAGGCCGACATCCAGGGAGCCATCGCTGCGGGGCTCCAGGGCCTGCATCGCCCGAATTCGGCCTAA
- the lptB gene encoding LPS export ABC transporter ATP-binding protein produces the protein METAVINPPKPTQPGQLVAQGLVKRYGRREVVRGVDLQLARGEIVALFGPNGAGKTTTFYMVVGFIRPNSGSIRLGERDITRLPMYKRARMGVGYLPQEPSAFRRMTVLENLLAVLEFQPISKAERLDRAMALLDELGITALKDLYAYKLSGGQRRRLEIARALCTNPDFILLDEPFTGVDPKNVHDIQKLISELRERRGVGIFITDHSVRETLAITDRVYLMYDGQMTFHGSPEDFARDSGVRLHYLGDEYEL, from the coding sequence ATGGAAACGGCGGTCATCAACCCCCCCAAGCCCACCCAGCCCGGGCAGCTGGTGGCCCAGGGCCTGGTCAAGCGCTACGGGCGCCGGGAGGTGGTGCGGGGGGTGGATTTGCAGCTTGCCCGCGGAGAGATCGTGGCCCTGTTCGGTCCTAACGGGGCGGGCAAGACCACCACGTTTTACATGGTGGTGGGGTTTATCCGCCCCAATAGCGGCAGCATCCGCCTGGGTGAGCGGGACATCACCCGGCTGCCCATGTACAAGCGGGCCCGCATGGGGGTGGGGTATCTGCCCCAGGAGCCCTCGGCCTTCCGTCGCATGACGGTGCTGGAGAACCTGCTGGCGGTGCTGGAGTTCCAGCCTATCTCCAAAGCCGAGCGTCTGGACCGGGCCATGGCCCTGCTCGACGAGCTGGGCATCACCGCGCTCAAGGACCTCTACGCCTACAAGCTCTCGGGGGGGCAGCGACGACGGCTCGAGATCGCCCGCGCGCTGTGCACCAACCCCGACTTCATCCTGCTCGACGAGCCCTTCACCGGTGTCGATCCCAAGAACGTCCACGACATCCAGAAGCTGATCTCCGAGCTGCGCGAGCGGCGCGGGGTGGGCATCTTCATCACCGACCACTCCGTGCGCGAAACCCTGGCCATCACCGACCGGGTCTACTTGATGTACGACGGCCAGATGACCTTCCACGGCTCCCCTGAAGACTTCGCCCGCGACTCGGGCGTGCGCTTGCACTACCTGGGCGACGAGTACGAGCTATGA
- a CDS encoding DUF3084 domain-containing protein — protein MTLASMLILLVLVSGVVAYLGDVIAKRVGKRHWRLLGMRPRTTGTVIAVGTGVFISLSAFAAFFLLVRDAREAIWQAETVRQERNLLRREVQRYAQDLQRLDEERRRATEQASRFQGEANELRRDVNQLRETLDNQQKLLAASREELEETQSRLRRVQGEFELVQKEKAELLATRDRLLQAIREQQRRLVEQQGQLAHLERERATLQGVERRLREQVDQVQERLSSLQQAAKAAQARLSTLEQSARQLSEEKKRLEGDIALLNAQRQEAQGALKELMEERNRLQEGLAAAQKELLTAKARFTQVEEENAKLRNSSRILQGGLEKLLEQVLLAEQPLVPGKEQQALDEIRRRVDLRARLLGLRGAEVVQQLNLGSNLRPGLLLARPVGVNPDSSKLQIRLGYRAREQLFAKGEVLATGVLVLPSKPEDVQRRLERIRQDAEERLANAGWIPEKLALGAFDLGELAAFSASLASKRGGAKVAVVALEPLYPTDPPKLGFKLIN, from the coding sequence ATGACTTTAGCATCGATGCTCATTCTGCTGGTGCTGGTGTCGGGGGTAGTGGCCTACCTGGGCGACGTGATCGCCAAGCGGGTGGGTAAGCGACACTGGCGGCTTTTGGGGATGCGGCCCCGCACCACTGGGACCGTGATCGCGGTGGGTACGGGGGTGTTCATCTCGCTGAGCGCCTTTGCGGCCTTCTTCCTGCTGGTCCGCGATGCGCGCGAGGCCATTTGGCAAGCCGAGACCGTGCGGCAGGAGCGCAACCTGCTGCGCCGAGAGGTACAGCGCTACGCCCAGGACCTTCAGCGCCTCGACGAGGAGCGCCGGCGGGCCACCGAGCAGGCCAGCCGGTTTCAGGGCGAAGCCAACGAGCTGCGACGCGACGTCAACCAGTTGCGCGAGACGCTGGACAACCAGCAGAAGCTGCTGGCAGCCTCACGCGAGGAGCTCGAGGAAACCCAAAGCCGCCTGCGGAGGGTGCAAGGGGAGTTTGAGCTGGTCCAGAAAGAAAAGGCCGAATTACTGGCTACCAGGGATCGGCTTCTGCAGGCCATTCGTGAACAGCAGCGCAGGCTTGTCGAGCAGCAGGGCCAGCTTGCCCACCTGGAGAGGGAGCGCGCTACCCTCCAGGGCGTCGAGCGCCGCCTGCGAGAGCAGGTGGATCAGGTCCAGGAGCGGTTGAGTAGCCTGCAACAGGCTGCCAAGGCAGCCCAGGCCCGCCTGAGTACCCTCGAGCAGAGCGCCCGCCAGCTTTCCGAGGAAAAGAAGCGCTTGGAGGGAGATATCGCCCTGCTCAACGCCCAGCGCCAGGAGGCCCAGGGAGCGCTCAAGGAGCTGATGGAGGAGCGCAATCGCCTTCAGGAGGGCCTGGCGGCGGCCCAGAAGGAGCTGTTGACGGCTAAGGCCCGCTTCACCCAGGTCGAGGAGGAAAACGCCAAGCTGCGCAACAGCAGCCGCATCCTGCAGGGGGGCCTGGAGAAGCTGCTCGAGCAGGTATTGCTGGCCGAGCAGCCCTTGGTTCCGGGCAAGGAGCAGCAGGCCCTCGATGAGATCCGCCGGCGGGTGGACCTGCGGGCGAGGCTGCTGGGGTTGCGGGGTGCTGAAGTGGTGCAGCAGCTCAACCTGGGGTCCAATCTGCGCCCGGGGCTGCTCTTGGCCCGCCCGGTTGGGGTCAACCCCGACAGCAGCAAGTTGCAGATCCGCTTGGGATATCGCGCCCGCGAGCAACTCTTCGCCAAGGGCGAGGTGTTGGCGACGGGGGTGTTGGTGCTGCCCAGCAAGCCTGAGGACGTGCAGCGGCGGCTCGAGCGCATCCGCCAGGACGCCGAGGAACGCCTCGCCAACGCCGGTTGGATCCCCGAGAAGCTGGCGCTGGGGGCTTTCGACCTGGGCGAGCTCGCCGCCTTCAGCGCCTCGCTGGCCAGCAAGCGTGGGGGGGCTAAGGTGGCGGTGGTGGCCCTCGAGCCCCTCTACCCTACCGACCCGCCCAAGCTGGGCTTCAAGCTCATCAACTGA
- a CDS encoding delta(1)-pyrroline-2-carboxylate reductase family protein yields the protein MHLEAALPYPELALALEAVLRERKAGKTQAPERLVMPLPEGGTLLLMPASDQEIAITKLVTVHPQQRPSVRAELVVMNARTGERLAQLDGALVTARRTAALSLLAAQKLAPKPPGPDDRLLVIGAGVQGRSHLEAFRAGLGIRKVAIASRSEDSARRLLEHALSLGMEATIAPEVAQAASEALLIVSATTSPTPVLGEGVREDAFIAAVGAYRSDMAELSPILVQRCRIFVDTLEGARAEAGDLIQAGVDWSEVTPLEDALELARPQGPVLFKSVGHALWDLAAARLAVQSLS from the coding sequence ATGCACCTCGAGGCCGCCCTCCCCTACCCCGAATTGGCCCTGGCTTTAGAAGCCGTGCTGCGCGAGCGCAAAGCCGGAAAGACCCAGGCTCCCGAGCGGCTGGTCATGCCCCTACCCGAGGGCGGCACCCTGCTGCTGATGCCCGCCAGCGACCAGGAGATCGCCATCACCAAGCTGGTGACGGTCCATCCCCAGCAGCGGCCCAGCGTGCGGGCGGAGTTGGTGGTGATGAACGCCCGCACCGGCGAGCGCCTGGCCCAGCTAGACGGCGCCCTGGTGACCGCCCGGCGCACCGCCGCGCTATCCCTGCTGGCTGCGCAAAAGCTGGCGCCCAAGCCCCCTGGGCCCGACGATAGGCTGCTGGTAATCGGCGCAGGGGTGCAGGGCCGCAGCCACCTCGAGGCCTTCCGGGCCGGGCTGGGTATCCGCAAGGTGGCGATCGCCTCACGCTCGGAGGATTCAGCCCGGCGCTTGCTCGAGCACGCCCTGAGCCTGGGCATGGAAGCCACCATCGCCCCTGAGGTGGCTCAGGCCGCCTCCGAGGCTCTTCTAATCGTCAGCGCCACCACCAGCCCCACCCCGGTGCTGGGCGAGGGGGTGCGAGAGGACGCCTTCATCGCGGCGGTAGGCGCTTACCGCTCCGACATGGCCGAGCTCTCTCCCATCCTCGTGCAGCGCTGCCGCATATTCGTGGATACGCTCGAGGGGGCCCGGGCCGAAGCCGGCGACCTGATCCAGGCCGGGGTGGATTGGAGCGAGGTCACGCCGCTCGAGGACGCCCTGGAACTGGCCCGCCCCCAGGGGCCGGTGCTGTTCAAAAGCGTGGGGCACGCGCTGTGGGACCTGGCCGCGGCGCGCTTGGCGGTGCAGTCGCTCAGTTGA
- a CDS encoding CobW family GTP-binding protein gives MVKFKTRVPVTVIGGFLGAGKTTLVNHLIHSGVRRFGVIVNEFGETGVDGALIESVDSDGIAELSNGCLCCVGRDDLMSSLFKIAAKPNPPEHILIELSGLADPVPVAQTVLDPFARAKFELDGIVGVADARNLERTLRDGPEGAIQLAYANAVILNKTDLATPEQLEEARKVIAQINPLAEVRESAHARVEPNGLLALKAFDPEWKPKGHQHLHTPDVVTFTLTSTKALKRERVNEFIENYIISRPDRLYRAKGFLSVQGFEEEVLFQAVREIFGMELTGRPRSGKSSLVVIGRGLNEAEYREAFARLS, from the coding sequence ATGGTCAAGTTCAAAACCCGTGTTCCGGTCACCGTCATCGGCGGCTTTCTCGGCGCCGGCAAAACCACGCTGGTCAACCACCTCATCCACTCCGGGGTGCGGCGCTTCGGCGTGATCGTCAACGAGTTCGGCGAGACCGGCGTGGACGGGGCGCTCATCGAGAGCGTGGACTCCGACGGGATTGCCGAGCTCTCCAACGGCTGCTTGTGCTGCGTGGGGCGCGACGACCTGATGAGCTCGCTGTTCAAGATCGCGGCTAAGCCCAACCCACCCGAGCACATCCTCATCGAGCTCTCCGGCCTGGCCGACCCCGTTCCCGTAGCCCAGACCGTGCTCGATCCCTTCGCCCGCGCCAAGTTCGAGCTCGACGGCATCGTGGGGGTGGCCGACGCGCGCAACCTCGAGCGCACCCTGCGCGACGGTCCCGAGGGCGCCATCCAGCTCGCCTACGCCAACGCCGTGATCCTCAACAAGACCGACCTCGCCACGCCGGAGCAGCTCGAGGAAGCCCGAAAGGTCATCGCCCAGATCAACCCGCTGGCCGAGGTGCGCGAAAGCGCCCACGCCCGCGTCGAGCCCAACGGCCTGCTCGCGCTAAAGGCCTTCGATCCCGAGTGGAAGCCCAAAGGCCACCAGCACCTCCACACCCCCGACGTGGTCACCTTCACCCTGACCAGCACCAAAGCCCTCAAGCGCGAGCGGGTCAACGAGTTCATCGAAAACTACATCATCTCCCGCCCCGACCGCCTCTACCGGGCCAAGGGCTTTTTGAGCGTGCAGGGCTTCGAGGAGGAGGTGCTGTTCCAGGCGGTGCGGGAGATCTTCGGCATGGAGCTCACCGGCCGGCCCCGCAGCGGCAAATCGAGTCTGGTGGTGATCGGGCGGGGGCTCAACGAGGCGGAGTACCGCGAGGCTTTTGCGCGGCTGAGCTAA
- a CDS encoding FKBP-type peptidyl-prolyl cis-trans isomerase, whose protein sequence is MKVADKTVVKFEYVLRVDGEIEDRTHEGETQTVLIGHAHGLLAGLEAALRGREVGSFVVSVPPAQGYGEYDASKCLEVRRAELPAGFDPQPGALLYAEDEAGNPLSYRVTAVNGDRVTLDANPKWAGKTLEYTVTIHAVREAEPEELAHKHVHGEGGVRH, encoded by the coding sequence ATGAAGGTAGCCGATAAAACCGTGGTCAAGTTCGAATACGTCCTCCGCGTGGACGGGGAGATCGAGGACCGCACCCACGAGGGCGAGACCCAGACCGTCCTCATCGGCCACGCCCACGGCCTCCTGGCGGGCCTCGAGGCCGCCCTGCGGGGCCGGGAGGTGGGCAGCTTCGTCGTGAGCGTGCCCCCCGCCCAGGGCTACGGCGAGTACGACGCCTCGAAGTGCCTCGAGGTGCGCCGCGCCGAACTCCCCGCCGGCTTCGACCCCCAGCCCGGCGCCCTGCTCTACGCCGAGGACGAAGCCGGAAACCCCCTCTCCTACCGCGTCACTGCCGTCAACGGCGACCGCGTGACCCTCGACGCCAACCCCAAGTGGGCGGGGAAGACCCTCGAGTACACCGTCACCATCCACGCCGTGCGCGAGGCCGAGCCGGAAGAGCTCGCGCACAAGCACGTGCACGGGGAGGGTGGGGTGCGTCATTAA
- a CDS encoding MogA/MoaB family molybdenum cofactor biosynthesis protein — translation MPSESTDKHKEIAHSKGPVSVAIVTVSDTRTPQTDTNYHYLEPEITGMGHKVVGYRIIKDEPLQVAEALEEMVKSGAQIIIFNGGTGIAPRDTTYDVLARKIEKPMPGFGELFRMLSYAEVGAAAMLSRAMAGVYHRRVVICTPGSPNAVQVAWNKLIKPELEHLAWEVAR, via the coding sequence ATGCCTTCGGAAAGCACCGACAAACACAAAGAGATTGCTCACTCCAAAGGCCCGGTTTCCGTCGCTATCGTCACGGTCTCCGACACCCGTACCCCACAGACCGACACCAATTACCACTACCTCGAGCCCGAGATCACCGGCATGGGGCATAAGGTCGTGGGTTACCGCATCATCAAGGACGAGCCCCTACAGGTTGCGGAGGCGCTCGAGGAAATGGTGAAGAGCGGGGCTCAGATCATCATTTTCAACGGCGGAACCGGCATCGCCCCCCGTGACACCACCTACGACGTGCTCGCCCGCAAGATCGAGAAGCCCATGCCCGGCTTCGGCGAGCTCTTCCGTATGCTCTCCTACGCCGAGGTGGGGGCGGCGGCCATGCTCAGCCGGGCGATGGCTGGGGTGTACCACCGCCGGGTGGTCATCTGCACGCCGGGCTCGCCCAACGCGGTGCAGGTGGCCTGGAACAAACTGATCAAGCCCGAGCTCGAGCACCTGGCCTGGGAGGTGGCTCGATAG
- the mutS gene encoding DNA mismatch repair protein MutS, with product MTLKGQGSGPLPPLLQQYVELRDAYPEYLLLFQVGDFYETFGEDAERLARAVGIALTRKTSKDFTTPMAGIPIRSVDGYLERLLKLGFRIAVADQMELAEDAEGLVRREVTQLLTPGTLTQEALLRPEANYLAALATGDGYGLALLDVSTGEFRGAVFYGKSGVWDELFRYRPAEVLLAPELYCNPGFLEEFQRRFPVMLSPGRFEEEVAAQALRAQFGALPTGLEHPALLRAAGAVLSYAQATQGGALPQVQSFLRYDPSAFMQMSEATLRTLEVYDPSPVGENSEERTLMGVLGLTRTAPGRRLLRAWLRHPLVEEGPIQARLDAVEALVRDGVLREAVRKLLYRIHDLERLAGRLAAGRANARDLLALARSLELLPELAGLLRGSSALLNLAERLPKLAEVAERIHAALVEEVPLKLTEGGLIREGFDAELDALRQRAEAARAWIAGLEARERERSGIPLKVGYNQVFGYYLEVTRPYYAQVPSDWRAIATLKDRQRYTRPDLREKEREILLAESEARKREYAAFLELRESVGRVAPLVREAAGVLAELDVYAALAEAAAQYGYVRPRFSPDGRLHIRAGRHPVVERGGEFIPNDLELSPGERLLILTGPNMAGKSTYLRQTALIALLAQIGSFVPAEEALLPLFDRIYTRIGASDDIAGGRSTFMVEMEELAQILQGATSRSLVLLDEIGRGTSTYDGLSLAWAAAEYLHDSVRCYTLFATHYFELTALPERLSGARNYHVAAREEAGGLVFYHQVLPGPASRSYGLEVARLAGLPREVLSRAAILLAGLEAQVGDVGQEVLDELLNLDPTRLTPLEALLLLQRWRDKVQKTVVSNELA from the coding sequence ATGACCCTCAAGGGCCAGGGTTCCGGCCCCCTGCCGCCTTTGCTCCAGCAGTACGTCGAACTCCGGGACGCCTACCCGGAGTACCTGCTGTTGTTTCAGGTCGGCGACTTCTACGAAACCTTCGGGGAGGACGCCGAGCGGTTGGCGCGGGCAGTGGGCATCGCGCTCACCCGCAAGACCAGCAAGGACTTCACCACGCCCATGGCCGGAATCCCCATCCGCTCGGTGGACGGCTACCTCGAGCGCCTGCTCAAGCTGGGCTTCCGCATCGCCGTGGCCGACCAGATGGAACTGGCCGAGGACGCCGAGGGGTTGGTGCGGCGCGAGGTGACCCAGCTGCTCACGCCCGGCACTCTGACCCAGGAAGCCCTGCTACGACCCGAGGCCAACTACCTGGCCGCGCTGGCTACGGGCGACGGCTACGGGCTGGCCTTGCTGGACGTGTCTACCGGGGAGTTCCGCGGTGCGGTGTTCTACGGAAAGAGCGGCGTCTGGGACGAACTATTTCGCTACCGCCCTGCCGAGGTGCTGTTGGCGCCGGAGCTCTATTGCAATCCCGGCTTTCTCGAGGAGTTTCAGCGACGCTTTCCGGTGATGCTCTCACCGGGGCGTTTCGAGGAGGAAGTGGCGGCTCAGGCCCTGCGGGCGCAGTTCGGGGCGCTGCCCACTGGGCTCGAGCACCCCGCGCTCTTGCGGGCGGCGGGGGCCGTGCTGAGCTATGCTCAGGCCACCCAAGGCGGAGCCCTGCCCCAGGTGCAAAGCTTCTTGCGCTACGACCCCAGCGCCTTTATGCAGATGAGCGAGGCCACGCTGCGCACGCTGGAGGTTTATGACCCCAGCCCGGTAGGGGAGAACAGCGAGGAGCGCACGCTGATGGGGGTGCTGGGCCTGACCCGCACCGCGCCGGGTCGGCGACTGCTGCGGGCTTGGCTGCGCCACCCGCTGGTGGAGGAGGGCCCCATCCAGGCCCGGCTGGACGCGGTAGAGGCGCTGGTGCGTGACGGGGTGCTGCGCGAGGCGGTGCGCAAGCTCCTCTACCGCATCCACGACCTCGAGCGCCTGGCCGGGCGCTTGGCGGCGGGGCGGGCCAACGCCCGCGACTTGTTGGCCCTGGCCCGCAGCCTGGAGCTCTTGCCGGAGCTGGCGGGGTTGCTGCGGGGCTCGAGCGCCCTGCTCAACCTCGCCGAGCGCTTGCCCAAGCTGGCCGAGGTGGCCGAGCGCATCCACGCCGCGCTGGTGGAGGAGGTGCCGCTCAAGCTCACCGAGGGTGGGCTGATCCGCGAAGGCTTCGACGCCGAACTCGACGCCCTGCGCCAGCGGGCCGAGGCCGCTCGAGCCTGGATCGCGGGCCTCGAGGCCCGCGAGCGCGAGCGCAGCGGGATTCCCCTCAAGGTGGGCTACAACCAGGTCTTCGGGTACTACCTCGAGGTCACCCGGCCCTACTACGCCCAGGTGCCCTCCGACTGGCGGGCCATCGCCACCCTCAAGGACCGCCAGCGCTACACCCGCCCCGACCTGCGCGAGAAGGAGCGCGAGATCCTGCTGGCCGAGTCGGAGGCCCGCAAGCGCGAGTACGCGGCCTTCCTCGAACTGCGCGAGTCGGTGGGGCGGGTTGCGCCGCTGGTGCGCGAAGCGGCGGGCGTGCTGGCCGAACTCGACGTGTACGCCGCGCTGGCCGAGGCTGCCGCCCAGTACGGCTACGTGCGGCCCCGCTTCAGTCCCGACGGGCGCCTGCACATCCGCGCGGGGCGGCACCCGGTGGTCGAGCGGGGCGGCGAGTTCATCCCCAACGACCTCGAGCTCTCCCCCGGCGAGCGCCTCTTGATCCTCACCGGCCCCAACATGGCCGGGAAGTCCACCTACCTGCGCCAGACCGCGCTCATCGCCCTGCTGGCCCAGATCGGCTCCTTCGTGCCCGCCGAGGAGGCGCTGCTGCCCCTCTTCGACCGCATCTACACCCGCATCGGGGCCTCGGACGACATCGCCGGGGGACGCAGCACCTTCATGGTCGAGATGGAGGAGCTCGCCCAGATCCTGCAGGGGGCCACCAGCCGCAGCCTGGTGCTGCTCGACGAGATCGGGCGTGGCACCAGCACCTACGATGGCCTCTCGCTGGCCTGGGCCGCTGCCGAATACCTGCACGACAGCGTGCGTTGCTATACCCTCTTCGCCACCCACTACTTCGAGCTCACCGCCCTGCCCGAACGCCTGAGCGGAGCCCGCAACTACCACGTCGCCGCACGGGAGGAGGCGGGCGGGCTGGTGTTTTACCACCAGGTGTTGCCGGGGCCGGCCTCGAGGAGCTACGGCCTGGAGGTCGCCAGGCTGGCGGGCCTGCCGCGCGAGGTGCTGAGCCGGGCGGCGATCTTGCTGGCGGGGCTCGAGGCCCAGGTAGGCGACGTGGGCCAGGAGGTGCTCGACGAGCTTTTGAACCTCGACCCCACCCGCCTCACCCCGCTGGAGGCGCTGCTTTTGCTCCAGCGCTGGCGCGATAAAGTGCAGAAGACGGTGGTGTCCAATGAGCTGGCGTGA